The uncultured Cohaesibacter sp. genome window below encodes:
- a CDS encoding MurR/RpiR family transcriptional regulator, protein MTVRDQIEAHSTDFTATERRLSTTLLLDYPFAGLEPIQTLAERAKTSAPSISRFVSKIGFQSFQDFQRHLIDELKQIQTSPVERKSMSKPVDGAYMSSFLDRVSDILEESTQAISEAQFERICQMLSDPKRSLYFIGGRMSDTLMQYMSRHLRQIRQKVYHLPSDPEMWPEYLLRMKAKDILVIADFRRYQSNLNHLARKAAEERKAQVVLMTDHWMSPVSRHASEILAVPINTNTLWDSYSGAFAVIEATLTNIADSHWETTKQRIEHWDSMRLDFGE, encoded by the coding sequence ATGACCGTTCGTGATCAGATCGAGGCGCATTCAACCGACTTTACAGCTACGGAAAGACGCCTGAGCACAACACTTCTGCTGGACTATCCATTCGCCGGACTGGAGCCGATCCAGACGCTGGCCGAGCGGGCCAAGACGTCGGCTCCGAGCATTTCACGTTTCGTTTCGAAAATCGGCTTTCAGAGCTTTCAGGACTTCCAGCGCCATCTGATCGATGAGCTCAAGCAGATCCAGACCTCGCCGGTGGAACGCAAATCGATGAGCAAGCCGGTCGACGGGGCCTATATGTCCAGCTTCCTCGATCGTGTGTCGGACATTCTGGAGGAATCGACGCAGGCGATCTCGGAAGCACAGTTCGAGCGGATTTGTCAGATGCTGTCGGATCCGAAACGGTCTCTCTATTTCATCGGCGGGCGCATGAGTGACACACTGATGCAGTATATGTCGCGCCATCTGCGTCAGATCCGCCAGAAGGTCTACCATCTGCCCTCGGACCCTGAAATGTGGCCGGAATACCTGTTGCGCATGAAGGCCAAGGATATTCTGGTGATCGCTGATTTCCGCCGCTATCAGTCCAATCTCAACCATCTTGCCCGAAAGGCTGCCGAAGAGCGCAAAGCGCAGGTGGTGCTGATGACCGACCACTGGATGTCGCCGGTTTCGCGCCATGCCTCGGAAATTCTCGCTGTGCCCATCAATACCAACACCTTGTGGGATAGCTACTCCGGCGCCTTTGCCGTGATTGAAGCAACCCTGACCAATATTGCCGATTCCCATTGGGAGACAACCAAGCAACGCATCGAGCATTGGGATTCGATGCGATTAGACTTTGGAGAATAA